A single Pseudomonas sp. HN11 DNA region contains:
- a CDS encoding TIM barrel protein produces the protein MSPFKLAISAEMVFLELPFIERVKRIHALGFSAEIWNWTDKDIAALTATGADFTSMTGYISGTLTDPDGIRQLLDSARESLGVAEQLNCPSLNLHGTGLGEGGLPVHPVSQTTGRMWLSACKTLEKIARLGEDAGRVFLLENLNTDVDHPGTPFARADDTLALIEAVGSPHLKMNLDLYHAQIGEGNLIELIQRAGSAIGEIQVADVPGRKEPGTGEIHYPAIARALHAMGYSGVVGLEGWASGDSELALERFRQAFTL, from the coding sequence ATGAGCCCGTTCAAGCTGGCCATCAGCGCAGAGATGGTATTTCTCGAACTACCCTTCATCGAGCGCGTGAAGCGTATTCACGCGCTGGGGTTCAGCGCCGAAATCTGGAACTGGACAGACAAGGACATCGCTGCGCTGACCGCCACCGGCGCCGACTTCACCTCCATGACCGGCTACATCAGCGGCACCCTCACCGACCCCGACGGCATCCGTCAGTTACTCGACAGCGCCCGCGAATCCTTGGGGGTAGCCGAACAACTGAATTGCCCCAGCCTCAACTTGCACGGCACCGGCCTGGGTGAAGGCGGCCTGCCCGTGCACCCCGTGAGCCAGACCACCGGCCGCATGTGGCTGAGCGCGTGCAAGACCCTGGAAAAAATCGCCCGTTTGGGTGAAGACGCCGGCCGTGTGTTCCTGCTGGAAAACCTCAATACGGACGTTGATCATCCCGGTACGCCGTTCGCCCGCGCCGACGACACCCTGGCGCTGATCGAGGCCGTGGGCAGCCCGCACCTGAAGATGAATCTGGACCTGTACCACGCGCAGATCGGTGAAGGGAATTTGATCGAACTGATCCAGCGCGCCGGCAGCGCCATCGGTGAGATCCAAGTGGCCGATGTGCCAGGTCGCAAGGAGCCCGGCACCGGTGAAATCCACTACCCGGCCATCGCCAGGGCCTTGCACGCCATGGGCTACAGCGGCGTGGTCGGTCTGGAAGGCTGGGCCAGCGGCGACAGCGAGCTGGCCCTGGAGCGTTTCCGCCAGGCATTCACCCTATAA
- the yghU gene encoding glutathione-dependent disulfide-bond oxidoreductase, whose protein sequence is MTDYVPPKVWTWDTENGGTFASINRPIAGATHEKELPVGNHPLQLYSLATPNGQKVTILLEELLALGHRGAEYDAWLIKIGDGDQFGSGFVGVNPNSKIPALLDRSGATPIRVFESGAILQYLAEKFGAFFPTEPAARAECLSWLFWQMGSAPYLGGGFGHFYAYAPNKMEYAINRFAMETKRQLDVLDQRLAVSEYIAGDEYTIADIAIWPWYGGLVKGRLYGAAEFLSVHEYKHVLRWAEAIEARPAVQRGRRVNRVSGEPHEQLAERHSASDLD, encoded by the coding sequence ATGACCGATTACGTACCCCCGAAAGTGTGGACCTGGGACACTGAAAATGGCGGCACCTTCGCTAGCATCAACCGACCGATTGCCGGCGCGACCCACGAAAAAGAGTTGCCGGTGGGCAATCACCCGCTGCAGCTGTATTCCCTGGCCACGCCTAACGGTCAGAAGGTCACCATCCTGCTCGAAGAGCTGCTGGCCCTGGGGCACCGCGGTGCGGAATACGACGCCTGGCTGATCAAGATCGGTGACGGCGACCAGTTCGGCAGCGGGTTTGTTGGGGTCAACCCCAACTCGAAGATCCCGGCTCTGCTGGACCGCAGCGGCGCCACGCCGATTCGAGTGTTCGAGTCGGGGGCGATTCTGCAGTACCTGGCCGAGAAGTTCGGTGCGTTCTTTCCCACTGAGCCTGCGGCCCGCGCGGAGTGCCTGTCGTGGCTGTTCTGGCAGATGGGCAGCGCGCCGTACCTGGGCGGTGGTTTCGGGCATTTTTATGCCTATGCGCCGAACAAGATGGAGTACGCGATCAACCGCTTTGCCATGGAGACCAAGCGACAGCTCGACGTTCTCGACCAGCGCTTGGCGGTGAGCGAGTACATTGCGGGTGATGAATACACCATCGCCGATATCGCCATCTGGCCGTGGTATGGCGGGTTGGTCAAAGGCCGTTTGTATGGCGCGGCGGAGTTCTTGTCGGTGCATGAGTACAAGCACGTGTTGCGTTGGGCTGAGGCGATTGAAGCGCGGCCGGCGGTGCAACGGGGGCGGCGGGTGAACCGGGTGTCCGGTGAGCCCCATGAGCAGTTGGCCGAGCGGCATAGCGCCAGCGACCTGGACTAA
- a CDS encoding sugar ABC transporter substrate-binding protein: MNRYSVVAATVLLLFSQWTFAAYRIGVSIARVDDNFMTYVRTGLEAAAKQQDVQIQFEDAQGDVVRQLNQVEGFLNQKVDAVIVLPVDTAATANMTRAAVAAKTPLVYVNRHPDERTLPKGVVTVASNDIEAGQLQMRYLAEKLGGKGNVAIIMGDLAQNATHDRTEGVKQVLKDFPGIKVVEQQSAEWQRSKGMDLTSNWLLAGTQFDAIVANNDEMAIGAAMALQQAGKAKGDVAIVGIDGLPDGLAAIKRGLLTASVFQDPKAQATQAMQAAVRMIKGEAIEPEVWVPFEMIKPEQVAVFEQRYK, from the coding sequence ATGAATCGCTACTCAGTGGTTGCTGCCACGGTGTTGCTGTTGTTCAGCCAATGGACCTTCGCCGCCTATCGCATCGGCGTGAGCATTGCCCGGGTCGACGATAACTTCATGACCTACGTACGCACCGGCCTGGAAGCCGCCGCCAAACAGCAGGACGTGCAGATCCAGTTCGAAGACGCCCAAGGCGACGTGGTGCGCCAACTCAATCAGGTCGAAGGCTTTCTCAACCAGAAAGTCGACGCGGTGATCGTGCTGCCGGTGGACACCGCCGCCACCGCCAACATGACCCGCGCCGCAGTGGCAGCCAAGACACCACTGGTCTACGTCAACCGTCACCCGGACGAACGCACTCTGCCCAAGGGCGTGGTCACCGTGGCCTCCAACGACATCGAAGCCGGGCAATTGCAGATGCGCTACCTGGCGGAAAAACTCGGGGGCAAGGGCAATGTGGCGATCATCATGGGCGACCTCGCGCAGAACGCCACCCATGACCGCACCGAAGGCGTCAAACAGGTGCTCAAGGACTTTCCCGGTATCAAAGTCGTCGAGCAGCAAAGCGCCGAATGGCAACGCAGCAAAGGCATGGACCTGACCAGCAACTGGCTGCTGGCGGGCACGCAGTTCGATGCCATCGTGGCCAATAACGATGAAATGGCGATAGGTGCTGCTATGGCGTTGCAGCAAGCGGGTAAAGCCAAAGGCGATGTGGCAATTGTGGGTATCGATGGCTTGCCCGATGGGTTGGCGGCGATCAAACGGGGGTTGCTGACGGCGTCAGTGTTCCAGGACCCGAAGGCCCAGGCGACCCAGGCGATGCAGGCGGCGGTGCGGATGATCAAGGGTGAGGCGATTGAACCGGAGGTGTGGGTGCCGTTTGAAATGATCAAGCCGGAACAGGTGGCGGTGTTCGAGCAGCGCTACAAATAA
- a CDS encoding sigma-54 interaction domain-containing protein produces the protein MNMAFSVQDLDYLTALGPAALNEGPVATLEQAWRDCLAGQVERPEGVRQVIWDSWRRSVEAGIDPADNAYRFVAADTLAATQATHRVLIEAAAQVMHGLLAYNPRGHINLTDADGTTLYFCGLDITPVGSRLLESVQGTNCTGLALAEDHLVYVLAEENFGIGLRQRRMHCAAAPIKNAQGQTVAMLTLTAEPGWFHFHTLGTVQAAADAVSRQMALQGLLEEQQTVLEVLNEGLVVLDERGCIKALNRYARQLFGVGLELIGKPFQQLGRSELSDALGEPVRDLDCTFHLHDRSQLACLVSVCPLEQGGVIVSLRENRRIREITRRIIGTQASYTFDTIQGNSRAIQDALHLGRIASRSDSTTLILGESGTGKELFAQAIHNGSDRCSGPFVAVNCGAIPRDLVQSELFGHVEGAFTGATRGGSAGKFELADGGTIFLDEIGDMSFDAQVSLLRVLQEGEITRVGAKNSRQVNVRIIAATHRNLSQAVAEGAFREDLYYRLNVLNLTVPPLRMRREDIPLLARHFLARCAHSLRKSIQGFSPEAMALLTAYGWPGNVRELENSIERATNLAMGELIEPVDLPLESRQRAPLRTHEAPLAQDLSSHEMHAIIAALNSTGGNIRLAARQLNVSRGGLYNKMSRFGLTAGDFRRPL, from the coding sequence ATGAACATGGCATTCAGCGTGCAAGACCTCGACTACCTGACGGCCCTGGGACCTGCCGCGTTGAATGAGGGCCCGGTTGCCACACTGGAGCAGGCATGGCGCGACTGCCTGGCCGGCCAGGTCGAACGCCCGGAAGGCGTGCGCCAAGTGATCTGGGATTCGTGGCGGCGCAGCGTCGAGGCCGGTATCGACCCGGCCGACAACGCGTACCGCTTCGTTGCCGCTGATACGCTCGCCGCCACCCAGGCCACCCACCGCGTACTGATCGAGGCGGCCGCGCAAGTCATGCATGGCTTGCTGGCCTACAACCCGCGCGGTCATATCAACCTCACCGATGCCGACGGCACCACCCTGTATTTTTGCGGGCTGGACATCACCCCCGTGGGCAGTCGCCTGCTGGAGTCGGTGCAAGGCACCAACTGCACCGGCCTGGCGCTGGCCGAGGATCACCTGGTGTACGTGCTGGCCGAGGAGAACTTCGGCATCGGCCTGCGCCAGCGCCGCATGCACTGCGCCGCCGCGCCGATCAAGAATGCCCAGGGCCAGACGGTGGCCATGCTGACGCTTACCGCCGAACCTGGCTGGTTTCACTTCCATACTCTCGGCACGGTGCAGGCTGCGGCCGACGCCGTATCGCGGCAGATGGCTCTGCAAGGGCTGTTGGAAGAACAGCAGACCGTCCTCGAAGTGCTCAACGAAGGCCTGGTGGTGCTGGACGAACGCGGCTGCATCAAGGCGCTCAACCGCTACGCCCGGCAGTTGTTTGGTGTCGGGCTGGAGCTGATCGGGAAGCCGTTCCAGCAGTTGGGTCGTAGCGAATTGAGTGACGCCCTTGGCGAACCCGTGCGCGACCTCGACTGCACCTTCCACCTGCACGACCGCAGTCAGCTCGCCTGCCTGGTCTCGGTGTGCCCGCTGGAGCAGGGCGGGGTGATCGTGTCACTGCGGGAGAACCGGCGCATTCGCGAAATCACCCGGCGCATCATCGGCACCCAGGCCAGCTACACCTTCGACACCATCCAGGGCAATTCGCGGGCGATCCAAGACGCACTGCACCTGGGGCGCATCGCCAGTCGCAGTGATTCCACCACCCTGATTCTTGGCGAGAGCGGCACCGGCAAGGAGCTGTTCGCCCAGGCGATCCACAACGGCAGCGACCGCTGTAGCGGCCCGTTTGTGGCGGTCAACTGCGGCGCGATTCCACGGGACCTGGTGCAAAGCGAGCTGTTCGGCCACGTCGAAGGCGCGTTCACAGGCGCCACCCGTGGCGGCTCGGCGGGCAAATTCGAACTGGCGGATGGCGGCACCATCTTTCTCGATGAGATTGGCGACATGTCCTTCGATGCTCAGGTCAGTCTGCTGCGGGTGTTGCAGGAAGGCGAAATCACTCGGGTAGGCGCGAAGAACTCGCGGCAAGTGAACGTACGCATCATCGCCGCCACCCACCGCAACCTCAGCCAAGCGGTGGCGGAGGGTGCGTTTCGCGAAGACCTCTACTACCGCCTCAACGTGCTGAACCTCACCGTGCCGCCACTGCGCATGCGCCGTGAAGACATTCCGCTACTGGCACGGCACTTCCTGGCCCGCTGCGCGCACTCGTTGCGTAAATCGATACAGGGCTTTTCGCCGGAGGCGATGGCGCTACTCACGGCTTACGGCTGGCCGGGCAATGTGCGCGAGTTGGAAAACAGCATCGAACGCGCGACCAACCTGGCAATGGGAGAACTGATCGAACCGGTGGACCTGCCTTTGGAAAGCCGGCAGCGCGCGCCTC
- a CDS encoding AraC family transcriptional regulator, whose amino-acid sequence MQTLEFLTETPNMIAAAPLNLSSDLIDELLRGMRLRGVQYRRIQAGPSFGMGFDAKPGHAYFHFLAAGTATLRTDDGSLFALSAGNAVFISHGGAHALSSTADRPVQDINGFDATPLGDTVCAVDASPDTPPRTLLFSACMAFELGSIQGLGSLMPALMLIDAQGQRYPGLMPILAVMEREVSAARVGYSGILARLADVVAAMIVRGWVECACGNASGLVAALRDARLAGALLALHQQPGRNWSVAELAAHCHTSRSVFAERFQATLGIPPLRYVTELRMRLASQWLTLERLPIEEVALRLGYTSQAAFSRAFKRITGQPPGASRHGNRSPA is encoded by the coding sequence ATGCAAACCCTTGAGTTTTTGACCGAAACCCCGAACATGATCGCAGCCGCCCCGCTCAACCTGTCCTCCGACCTCATCGACGAGCTGCTGCGTGGCATGCGCCTGCGCGGGGTGCAGTACCGGCGCATCCAGGCCGGACCGAGCTTCGGCATGGGCTTTGATGCCAAACCCGGGCATGCCTACTTTCACTTCCTCGCCGCCGGGACGGCCACCTTGCGTACCGACGACGGCAGCCTGTTCGCGTTGTCGGCGGGCAATGCCGTATTCATCTCCCACGGCGGCGCCCATGCGCTGTCATCCACTGCGGACAGGCCCGTGCAGGACATCAACGGCTTTGATGCCACCCCGCTGGGCGACACCGTATGCGCCGTGGATGCCTCGCCCGACACGCCGCCCAGAACCTTGTTGTTCAGCGCCTGTATGGCGTTCGAACTTGGCAGTATCCAGGGGCTCGGCAGCCTGATGCCGGCCTTGATGCTGATCGATGCCCAGGGCCAGCGTTACCCCGGCCTGATGCCGATCCTGGCGGTGATGGAACGCGAAGTCAGCGCCGCTCGCGTCGGCTACTCCGGCATCCTCGCGCGCCTGGCCGATGTGGTGGCCGCCATGATCGTGCGGGGCTGGGTGGAATGCGCCTGCGGCAACGCGTCGGGGTTGGTGGCGGCGTTGCGCGACGCACGGCTGGCCGGTGCCCTGCTCGCCCTGCACCAGCAACCTGGACGCAATTGGAGCGTGGCCGAATTGGCCGCGCACTGCCATACCTCCCGCTCGGTGTTCGCCGAACGCTTCCAGGCCACCCTGGGCATCCCGCCACTGCGCTACGTGACCGAACTGCGCATGCGCCTGGCCAGCCAATGGCTGACCCTGGAGCGGTTGCCCATTGAAGAAGTCGCGCTGCGCCTGGGCTATACCTCCCAGGCGGCATTCAGCCGCGCGTTCAAGCGCATTACCGGCCAGCCACCTGGCGCCAGCCGGCATGGCAACCGAAGCCCGGCATAA
- a CDS encoding Gfo/Idh/MocA family oxidoreductase — protein MSTQNIRLGLIGAGRMGSFHGVSAARHIPGASLAAIADPTPGQAARLAAELGVSKVYTDPQQLLDDPDIDGVLIAAPARSHAELVISAARAGKGIFCEKPMAITLDEADRAIAAAADARVPLQVGFNRRFAKSFRTAHLDVAAGHIGTLQLLRSLTRDPALNHPANSPQWVIFLETLIHDFDTLRYLNPGAEAVQVHVMADALIAPEYKSKGFLDTAVATIRFDNGAIATAEANFQAVYGYDVRGEVFGSAGMLSMGSLNDSDLVRYLAQGIQADTQRMDTDLLRDAYIAELNHFVDCLRSGAKPLASGEDARAALAIARACIESFETGKVVAV, from the coding sequence ATGAGTACACAGAACATCCGCCTGGGTTTGATCGGTGCTGGTCGCATGGGCAGCTTTCACGGCGTGAGCGCCGCACGGCATATCCCCGGCGCCAGCCTGGCCGCGATTGCCGACCCGACACCAGGCCAGGCCGCTCGCCTCGCCGCTGAGTTGGGCGTGAGCAAGGTCTATACCGACCCGCAGCAATTGCTCGACGACCCGGATATCGACGGCGTACTCATCGCCGCCCCCGCCCGCAGCCACGCCGAGCTGGTGATCAGCGCCGCCCGCGCCGGCAAAGGCATCTTCTGCGAAAAACCCATGGCCATCACCCTCGATGAAGCCGACCGCGCCATCGCTGCTGCGGCCGATGCACGGGTGCCGCTGCAGGTCGGTTTCAACCGGCGGTTCGCCAAGAGCTTTCGCACCGCGCACCTTGACGTTGCCGCAGGCCACATCGGCACCCTGCAGTTGCTGCGCTCGCTGACCCGAGACCCGGCGCTTAACCACCCGGCCAATTCGCCACAATGGGTCATCTTCCTGGAAACCCTGATCCACGACTTCGACACCCTGCGCTATCTCAACCCCGGTGCCGAGGCCGTGCAGGTCCATGTGATGGCTGACGCTTTGATCGCTCCGGAATACAAAAGCAAAGGTTTCCTCGACACCGCCGTGGCCACCATCCGCTTCGACAACGGCGCCATCGCCACCGCCGAGGCCAATTTCCAGGCCGTGTATGGCTACGACGTGCGCGGCGAAGTGTTCGGCAGCGCCGGCATGCTGAGCATGGGCAGCCTCAACGATTCCGATCTGGTGCGCTACCTGGCCCAGGGCATTCAGGCGGACACCCAGCGCATGGACACCGACCTGTTGCGCGACGCCTACATCGCCGAGCTCAACCATTTTGTCGACTGCCTGCGCAGCGGCGCCAAGCCCCTGGCCAGTGGCGAAGATGCACGTGCGGCGCTGGCGATTGCGCGCGCCTGTATCGAGTCGTTCGAAACCGGCAAGGTGGTGGCCGTATGA
- a CDS encoding glutathione S-transferase, translating into MKLIGMLDSPYVRRVAICLDLYEVNFVHEPLSVFRTFNEFAQINPVVKAPTLVLDDGTVLMDSSLILDYLETLAPADKKLLAQQPAARAQDLHILGLALAACEKSVQIVYEHNLRPAEKLHAPWLDRVSGQLLAAYSLLEKQLPESEVLTQASITAAVAWSFSQFTVASVVKADAFPNLRRHAERLEQHPAFKKYPIE; encoded by the coding sequence ATGAAACTGATCGGCATGCTGGACTCGCCTTACGTACGCCGCGTGGCGATTTGCCTGGACCTGTACGAGGTGAATTTTGTGCATGAACCCCTGTCGGTATTCCGCACCTTCAACGAGTTCGCCCAGATCAACCCCGTGGTCAAGGCCCCGACCCTGGTGCTGGATGATGGCACCGTGCTGATGGACTCCAGCCTTATCCTGGACTACCTGGAAACCCTGGCCCCGGCTGATAAAAAGTTGCTCGCGCAGCAACCCGCTGCAAGGGCCCAAGACCTGCACATCCTTGGCCTGGCCTTGGCAGCCTGCGAGAAAAGTGTGCAGATTGTCTACGAACACAACCTACGCCCGGCCGAAAAGCTGCATGCACCCTGGCTGGATCGCGTCAGCGGTCAATTGCTCGCAGCCTACTCGCTGCTGGAGAAGCAACTGCCTGAGAGTGAGGTGCTGACCCAGGCGTCGATTACGGCAGCGGTGGCCTGGTCGTTCAGCCAATTCACCGTGGCGTCAGTGGTCAAGGCGGATGCGTTTCCCAACCTGAGACGCCACGCCGAGCGGCTGGAACAGCATCCTGCCTTCAAGAAATACCCGATCGAGTAA
- a CDS encoding MFS transporter, translating to MNDCVAQAAHPAQVEPDAPAWMAVFSLAMGVFGLLTAEYLPASLLTPMAMDLGVSEALAGQAVTVTAVVALFAGLLVPGLTRGVDRRVVLLGFSLLMIASNLLVAFSSSLAVLLLMRILLGVALGGFWSMAAAVAMRLVPAALLPRALSIIFSGIAVGTVVAVPLGSYLGGMYGWRSAFVAAAAVGGVTLAFQLFTLPRLAPTGTARLRTILDVLLRPGIAIGMFGCVLVHTGHFALFTYIRPFLESTTGVGTEGLALMLLGFGAANFVGTLLAGWMLVRYPRGTLVLMPVLVGVAALALVLLPASLPGQALLLALWGMAFGGVPVAWSNWVARAVPDQAESAGGMVVASVQSAIAAGAAGGGAMFSLSGIGGVFIGAGVLMLLAALLIALRVHVPRNGAVGIPLHL from the coding sequence ATGAATGATTGTGTAGCCCAAGCCGCTCACCCTGCCCAAGTGGAGCCCGATGCGCCCGCCTGGATGGCGGTGTTCTCCCTGGCCATGGGGGTGTTCGGGTTGTTGACGGCGGAGTACCTGCCGGCCAGCTTGTTGACGCCAATGGCGATGGACCTGGGGGTGTCCGAGGCCTTGGCAGGTCAGGCCGTGACCGTCACGGCAGTGGTGGCGCTGTTCGCCGGGCTGCTGGTGCCTGGCCTGACGCGTGGAGTCGACCGGCGCGTGGTGTTGCTGGGATTCTCCCTGCTGATGATTGCGTCCAACCTGTTGGTGGCGTTTTCTTCCAGCCTGGCGGTGCTGCTGTTGATGCGCATCCTGCTGGGGGTCGCCCTGGGTGGTTTCTGGAGCATGGCGGCGGCGGTGGCGATGCGCCTGGTGCCAGCGGCGCTGCTGCCCCGTGCGCTGTCGATCATTTTCAGTGGCATTGCGGTGGGCACGGTGGTTGCCGTGCCGCTGGGCAGCTACCTCGGCGGTATGTACGGCTGGCGTAGTGCGTTTGTGGCTGCTGCCGCTGTCGGTGGGGTCACGCTGGCGTTCCAGCTGTTCACGCTGCCTCGCCTGGCCCCTACGGGCACCGCACGCTTGCGCACGATATTGGATGTGCTGCTGCGCCCTGGCATCGCGATCGGTATGTTTGGCTGTGTGCTGGTCCACACCGGGCACTTCGCGCTGTTCACCTACATCCGGCCTTTTCTGGAAAGCACCACGGGCGTGGGTACCGAAGGGCTGGCCTTGATGCTGCTGGGGTTCGGTGCAGCCAACTTCGTCGGCACGCTGCTGGCCGGTTGGATGCTGGTGCGTTATCCGCGCGGCACCTTGGTGCTGATGCCGGTATTGGTGGGCGTCGCGGCACTGGCCCTGGTGTTGCTGCCGGCCTCGCTGCCAGGCCAGGCTTTGCTGTTGGCGCTATGGGGCATGGCGTTTGGCGGGGTACCCGTGGCGTGGTCGAACTGGGTGGCCCGCGCCGTGCCGGATCAAGCTGAAAGTGCCGGTGGCATGGTGGTGGCGTCCGTGCAATCGGCCATTGCGGCGGGGGCGGCCGGTGGGGGCGCGATGTTCAGTCTCAGTGGCATCGGCGGAGTGTTTATAGGCGCGGGTGTGTTGATGTTGCTGGCGGCGCTGTTGATTGCGCTGCGGGTACATGTGCCGCGCAATGGCGCCGTTGGCATACCGCTGCATCTTTGA